One segment of Streptomyces sp. XD-27 DNA contains the following:
- a CDS encoding futalosine hydrolase, which produces MRAVTRVLVVTAVAAERDAVVRGLVGARPPEATSTGGVPLPGYGPDGLVRVAFTSATSRAAAPAPTDPAAAPAPAAPVPAAPAPALLAPAPAAPATDLLAPAPPAPAAPVAGLLAPADPAAAPAPADPAAAPAPADPAAARFRGVRVDVLVAGVGPAAAGAAAGAALAVAAVREEPYDVVVSAGIGGGFRPEGDGTGARVGGLVVADAIVAADLGAETPDGFAPVTELGFGTVAHQPPAALVRAVARTTGAVRGAVLTVSTVTGSAARAAALRDRHPGAAAEAMEGFGVAEAAAAHGVPVLEIRAVSNPVGPRDRAAWRIGEALDALRLAFERLASLPPASTLESALEDEASPRTGPQPPPRTAPEDGAAPPGTAPQPPPRPAPEDGTPPQPATSPAQTQEAGSHG; this is translated from the coding sequence ATGCGGGCCGTCACGCGGGTACTCGTCGTCACCGCCGTCGCCGCGGAGCGCGACGCGGTCGTCCGTGGTCTGGTCGGCGCGCGGCCGCCCGAAGCCACCTCGACGGGCGGCGTCCCGCTGCCCGGGTACGGGCCGGACGGGCTGGTCCGGGTCGCGTTCACTTCCGCCACGAGCCGCGCCGCCGCACCGGCGCCCACTGATCCCGCTGCCGCACCGGCACCCGCTGCACCGGTCCCTGCTGCACCGGCCCCGGCCCTGCTGGCACCGGCACCCGCCGCGCCGGCCACCGACCTGCTGGCACCCGCCCCGCCGGCACCCGCCGCACCGGTCGCCGGCCTGCTGGCACCCGCCGATCCCGCTGCCGCACCGGCACCTGCTGACCCCGCTGCCGCACCGGCACCCGCCGACCCCGCTGCCGCACGTTTCCGCGGCGTGCGGGTCGACGTGCTGGTTGCCGGGGTCGGGCCCGCGGCCGCCGGGGCCGCGGCCGGGGCCGCGTTGGCCGTCGCCGCCGTTCGGGAGGAGCCGTACGACGTCGTCGTGTCGGCCGGGATCGGCGGCGGGTTCCGCCCCGAGGGTGACGGGACCGGGGCGCGGGTCGGAGGGCTCGTCGTCGCCGACGCCATCGTCGCCGCCGACCTGGGCGCCGAGACGCCCGACGGGTTCGCCCCCGTGACCGAGCTGGGCTTCGGGACCGTGGCCCACCAGCCGCCCGCCGCGCTGGTACGGGCCGTCGCCAGGACCACCGGCGCCGTACGCGGCGCGGTACTGACCGTCTCCACGGTGACCGGCAGCGCCGCGCGGGCGGCCGCGCTGCGGGACCGCCACCCCGGCGCCGCCGCCGAGGCCATGGAGGGCTTCGGCGTGGCCGAGGCCGCCGCCGCGCACGGCGTGCCCGTACTGGAGATCCGCGCCGTCTCCAACCCCGTCGGCCCGCGCGACCGCGCCGCCTGGCGGATCGGCGAGGCGCTGGACGCCCTGCGCCTGGCCTTCGAGCGGCTGGCGTCCCTGCCGCCCGCGTCCACCCTGGAGTCCGCCCTGGAGGACGAGGCCTCACCGCGGACCGGTCCACAGCCCCCTCCGCGGACCGCCCCGGAGGACGGGGCCGCCCCGCCGGGGACCGCTCCGCAGCCCCCTCCGCGACCCGCTCCGGAGGATGGGACCCCACCGCAGCCCGCGACGTCACCAGCCCAGACCCAGGAGGCCGGAAGCCATGGGTGA
- a CDS encoding MFS transporter, whose amino-acid sequence MGRRASQKMGQGTGRTTGQAAGRSEGAGSGGAAPSPDGGRTPSPERSRTASSDRGRTASTDRGRTGWIRRTGRALRHPFAATGRGIRRATHAHGAGESGLGKLIELHAVNSAGDMMVTIALASTVFFSVPTDEARGRVALYLAITMAPFALLAPVVGPLLDRLPHGRRAAMATAMLSRAVLALGMSTAVAGGGLELYPAALGVLVASKAYGVVRSAVVPRLLPPRFSLVRANSRVTLAGLLATGIAAPVGAGLHQIGPEWPLYGACAVFAAGTFLSFTLPHKVDSAKGEARVQLTSGEHHLHLPHPVHRSASGTGKETSSETAPPKPKRPGLRTVGPSVLHALQACASLKALSGFLTLFLAFLLREHPLAGLSPEVSLGVVVVAAGVGNALGTAIGAGLKARGPERIIVVVLTAALAVLVSAAVLYSTVLVAAVAATAGISQALGKLSLDALIQRDMPEVVRTSAFSRSETTLQLAWVAGGAIGIMLPLNGVVGMAVAAGLIALGTVATVRGLLSAARRGSPHPRVA is encoded by the coding sequence ATGGGCCGGAGGGCAAGCCAGAAGATGGGCCAGGGGACCGGCCGGACGACGGGCCAGGCCGCGGGCCGGAGCGAGGGCGCCGGCTCCGGTGGCGCCGCGCCGTCCCCGGACGGCGGCCGCACGCCGTCCCCGGAGCGGAGCCGCACGGCGTCCTCGGACCGGGGCCGCACGGCGTCCACGGACCGGGGCCGCACCGGCTGGATCCGCCGGACCGGCCGCGCCCTGCGGCACCCGTTCGCCGCGACCGGCCGCGGCATCCGCCGCGCCACGCACGCGCACGGCGCGGGCGAGTCCGGCCTGGGCAAGCTCATCGAGTTGCACGCGGTGAACTCGGCGGGCGACATGATGGTCACCATCGCGCTCGCCTCGACGGTCTTCTTCTCCGTGCCGACCGACGAGGCGCGCGGCCGGGTCGCGCTCTACCTCGCCATCACCATGGCGCCGTTCGCGCTGCTGGCGCCGGTCGTCGGCCCGCTCCTGGACCGGCTGCCGCACGGCCGCCGCGCGGCGATGGCCACCGCGATGCTCAGCCGGGCGGTGCTGGCGCTCGGCATGTCGACGGCCGTGGCGGGCGGCGGCCTTGAGCTGTATCCGGCGGCGCTCGGCGTCCTGGTGGCCTCCAAGGCGTACGGGGTCGTGCGGTCGGCGGTCGTCCCCCGGCTGCTGCCGCCCCGCTTCTCCCTGGTCAGGGCCAACTCGCGGGTGACGCTGGCCGGTCTGCTGGCCACCGGCATCGCCGCGCCGGTGGGCGCGGGGCTGCACCAGATCGGGCCGGAGTGGCCGCTGTACGGGGCGTGCGCGGTGTTCGCCGCCGGAACGTTCCTGTCCTTCACGCTCCCCCACAAGGTCGACTCCGCGAAGGGCGAGGCGCGGGTCCAGCTGACCTCCGGCGAGCACCATCTGCACCTGCCGCACCCGGTGCACCGGTCCGCGTCCGGTACGGGCAAGGAGACCAGCAGCGAGACGGCCCCGCCCAAGCCCAAGCGCCCCGGGCTGCGGACGGTCGGCCCGTCCGTGCTGCACGCGCTCCAGGCGTGCGCGTCCCTGAAAGCGCTGTCCGGCTTCCTCACCCTCTTCCTCGCCTTCCTGCTCCGCGAGCATCCGCTGGCGGGGCTGAGTCCCGAGGTGTCCCTGGGCGTGGTCGTGGTGGCGGCCGGCGTCGGCAACGCGCTGGGTACGGCCATCGGAGCGGGGCTCAAGGCGCGCGGCCCGGAGCGCATCATCGTCGTCGTGCTGACCGCGGCGCTGGCCGTGCTGGTGTCGGCCGCCGTCCTGTACTCCACGGTGCTGGTGGCCGCGGTCGCCGCGACGGCCGGCATCTCGCAGGCGCTGGGCAAGCTGTCGCTGGACGCGCTGATCCAGCGGGACATGCCCGAGGTGGTCCGTACGTCGGCGTTCTCCCGCTCCGAGACCACCCTCCAGCTGGCGTGGGTGGCCGGTGGCGCGATCGGCATCATGCTGCCGCTCAACGGCGTCGTGGGCATGGCCGTCGCCGCCGGGCTGATCGCGCTGGGCACCGTGGCCACCGTACGGGGGCTGCTCTCGGCCGCGCGGCGCGGCTCGCCGCACCCCCGCGTGGCGTGA
- a CDS encoding 1,4-dihydroxy-6-naphthoate synthase: MGEPPLKIAYSPCPNDTFVFHAWAHGQVPGAPALDVTFADIDVTNGMAERGEFDVLKVSYAVLPWVLDEYALLPCGGALGRGCGPLVLTREPGDAAGLAGKTVAVPSERSTAYLLFRLWAADQVPGASPSGRAGGGVGEVVVLPFHEIMPAVRDGKVDAGLVIHEARFTYQEYGLHCLADMGEHWENTTGLPIPLGAIIAKRALGEQRLRALAEAARTSVRMAWDDPQASRAYVLAHAQEMDPAVADQHIGLYVNEFTAGLGEDGYAAVRGLLTRAAAEGLVPPLGPHALDFA; the protein is encoded by the coding sequence ATGGGTGAGCCGCCGCTCAAGATCGCGTATTCGCCGTGCCCCAACGACACCTTCGTCTTCCACGCCTGGGCGCACGGCCAGGTCCCCGGCGCCCCGGCGCTGGACGTCACCTTCGCCGACATCGACGTCACCAACGGCATGGCCGAACGCGGTGAGTTCGACGTCCTCAAGGTTTCCTACGCCGTGCTGCCCTGGGTGCTCGACGAGTACGCGCTGCTGCCCTGCGGCGGCGCCCTCGGGCGGGGCTGCGGGCCGCTGGTCCTCACCCGCGAGCCGGGGGACGCGGCCGGGCTCGCCGGGAAGACCGTCGCCGTCCCCAGCGAGCGCTCGACCGCTTACCTGCTGTTCCGGCTGTGGGCGGCGGACCAGGTGCCGGGGGCATCTCCCAGCGGCCGCGCCGGGGGAGGTGTCGGCGAGGTCGTCGTCCTGCCGTTCCACGAGATCATGCCCGCCGTGCGGGACGGGAAGGTGGACGCCGGGCTCGTCATCCACGAGGCGCGGTTCACCTATCAGGAGTACGGCCTGCACTGCCTCGCCGACATGGGCGAGCACTGGGAGAACACCACCGGGCTGCCGATCCCGCTCGGCGCGATCATCGCCAAGCGCGCGCTGGGCGAGCAGCGGCTGCGCGCCCTGGCGGAGGCGGCCCGTACGTCGGTGCGCATGGCGTGGGACGACCCGCAGGCGTCACGTGCCTACGTGCTGGCGCACGCGCAGGAGATGGACCCGGCCGTCGCCGACCAGCACATCGGGCTGTACGTCAACGAGTTCACTGCCGGTCTCGGCGAGGACGGCTACGCCGCGGTGCGCGGGCTGCTGACCCGTGCCGCGGCCGAGGGGCTGGTGCCGCCCCTCGGCCCGCACGCGCTCGACTTCGCCTAG
- a CDS encoding cold-shock protein, which yields MPTGKVKWFNSEKGFGFLSRDDGGDVFVHSSVLPDGVDSLKPGQRVEFGVVAGQRGDQALSVNLLDPAPSVAAAQRRKPDELASIVQDLTTLLENVTQQLERGRYPDKAHGHKIAGMLRAVADQLDV from the coding sequence CTACCGGCAAGGTCAAGTGGTTCAACAGCGAGAAGGGCTTCGGCTTTCTCTCCCGCGACGACGGCGGCGACGTTTTCGTGCACTCGTCGGTGCTTCCGGACGGCGTCGACTCGCTGAAGCCGGGGCAGCGCGTCGAGTTCGGTGTCGTCGCCGGCCAACGCGGTGACCAGGCGCTTTCTGTCAACCTTCTCGACCCGGCCCCGTCGGTGGCGGCGGCCCAGCGGCGCAAGCCGGACGAGCTGGCGTCGATCGTGCAGGACCTCACCACGCTGCTGGAGAACGTGACGCAGCAACTGGAGCGCGGCCGGTACCCGGACAAGGCGCACGGCCACAAGATCGCGGGCATGCTGCGGGCGGTGGCGGACCAGCTGGACGTCTGA
- a CDS encoding DUF3027 domain-containing protein, translated as MRSRTPDRLCAEAVDLAREAAEEAALPGTVGEHVAAVADADRVVTHLFECEEPGYRGWRWAVTVARASRAKVVTLDETVLLPGPDALLAPEWVPWSERLRPGDLGPGDLLPTEAEDLRLEPGYTGAEVAPPNAVVSEEMAQIADVADVEDAEMTAGPPSAQPTAPARGSIAAIAEELGMRRARVLSRYGLHTAADRWDDAYGAKTPMAQAAPASCVSCGFLMPLSGSLKQAFGVCANEFSPADGRVVSLTYGCGAHSEAAVMPKPPRPAPPVIDETVVEPMALHPDRTGGSVEPDAPAEELGHS; from the coding sequence ATGCGAAGCCGTACCCCGGACCGCCTGTGCGCCGAGGCCGTCGATCTCGCCCGCGAGGCGGCCGAGGAAGCCGCACTCCCCGGGACGGTCGGCGAGCACGTCGCCGCCGTCGCCGACGCCGACCGTGTCGTCACACACCTGTTCGAGTGCGAGGAGCCCGGCTACCGCGGCTGGCGCTGGGCCGTGACCGTCGCCCGCGCCTCCCGCGCCAAGGTCGTCACCCTCGACGAGACCGTGCTGCTGCCCGGCCCGGACGCGCTGCTCGCGCCGGAGTGGGTGCCCTGGAGCGAGCGGCTGCGCCCCGGCGACCTGGGCCCGGGTGACCTGCTGCCCACCGAGGCCGAGGACCTGCGCCTGGAGCCGGGCTACACGGGAGCGGAGGTCGCGCCGCCCAACGCCGTGGTCTCCGAGGAGATGGCGCAGATCGCGGACGTCGCGGACGTCGAGGACGCGGAGATGACGGCCGGTCCGCCGTCCGCCCAGCCGACCGCGCCCGCGCGCGGCAGCATCGCGGCCATCGCCGAGGAGCTGGGCATGCGGCGCGCGCGGGTGCTGTCCCGCTACGGGCTGCACACGGCCGCCGACCGCTGGGACGACGCGTACGGCGCCAAGACCCCGATGGCACAGGCCGCCCCCGCCTCCTGCGTGTCCTGCGGCTTCCTGATGCCGCTCAGCGGCTCGCTGAAGCAGGCGTTCGGCGTGTGCGCGAACGAGTTCAGCCCGGCGGACGGCCGGGTGGTGTCGTTGACGTACGGCTGCGGGGCGCACTCGGAGGCGGCGGTCATGCCGAAGCCGCCGCGGCCGGCGCCGCCGGTGATCGACGAGACGGTCGTGGAGCCGATGGCGCTGCATCCGGACCGGACGGGGGGTTCGGTCGAGCCGGACGCCCCGGCGGAGGAACTCGGCCACTCCTAG